Part of the Thermodesulfatator atlanticus DSM 21156 genome is shown below.
TCTTCGGTTTTTTTTAAAACCTCAATCTGAATAGCCTGCTTGCCTATTATCCTTTCGAGTTTCTCGATCTCAGCCCTGAGGTGTGCTTCTTTTTGAGAAGGAGCCCCATAAGCCAAGGCATTCTTACCACCTTCCAGGAACTTGTCTCGCCAGCGGTAAAACACCGACTGGGATATTTGATGTTCCCTGCAGATATCAGCTACGGACTTTTGGCCTTTTAGGCCTTCTAGAACTATGGCTAATTTTTCTTCTGGGGAAAACTGACGCTTTTTCATAGGACACCTCCCTTGGCAAACTATTTTAACTTAACTCTCCCTTTCTGAGGTGTCCGGATTTTTAAGGTAGCAGTATACTCCTGTGGATGCTTCAGTCGCTTATGCTCCTTCAGCATGACAGAAGGAATTGTCATACAGAACCACTCTTCCCTTGTCATCCTGAGCCGAAGCCATCCCTCTGTCATACTTACTTCTCCTC
Proteins encoded:
- a CDS encoding IS3 family transposase → MKKRQFSPEEKLAIVLEGLKGQKSVADICREHQISQSVFYRWRDKFLEGGKNALAYGAPSQKEAHLRAEIEKLERIIGKQAIQIEVLKKTE